CCCCGAAGGCATAATCTGTCGCCGCCCAAAGAAAAGCAGGCTCCACCTTGTTAATTAGATGGGGGAACAATTAGATGGGTGAGGGGATACACCACCTACGACATAAGCACTGATTTCACAATACATGTTCGACCGGCTGTGGTGATTCCCCTCCCCCTACTAGGGCGGAATCTTCGCGACAACCTTGGCCCCAAGGTATTGGAATTCGATCCTCTTTAGTTGACAAACCGAAAGCAGAAGGCCAAGATATCTGATGGCGAAGAGGGTTATTGACGCCAGAAGACTATTGAGGATTGCATCAAGATCGAGGTGGCCACGTTGAATAGGAACAACCGACTATGGAACTTGGTAGCCATATCGATAACCTCGTCAAAGGCCCTTAAAATAACTGCAAGGTAACCTCGCTAAAGAGAATATTGACCTTATGTTCTTTAGTTGCCCCATCACATGCGCATGGCGTGCGATTAAAGTGGCCTTTAGTATCAATATGGATATTAATAAGGTGGATGAGATAGTGGGGCGGGCTATGAATTTTAGGGGGGGAGTAGCAGAAACCTCATTCTTGTAGGAGTTGTTGTGTTGCTTTGGTCGATCTGGAAAACAAGAAATGTCATGGTTTTTTTTAGAGAAAAGTATGTTTTTGGTCCTTCGAGTTCCCTAAAAGTATAGACTTGGTTCCTCAAGATTTTTTGGTATACATTTGGTCCTTTAAGTCTCAAAATCGGATAAGTTTGATGTAAAACCAGATTTTGAGCACGTTGACCAGGTTTGACcgatgaacagtaaattcaaaaaaatagcaaacAAATTCAAACAAATCTGAAATTTTGTGAAAACCAATAAGCTTGGGTGTGCTAGGTGCGTGTAAGTTTGTGTGGTCAAATAACATTCGAGGAGCTCTAGCAAAAAACATTTTTTGGCATTTCTTCTTGTGAGCCAAATTTTTTTTTGCCACGAGCTCGTCGAATGTCGAGACACAACACAATTTTTCACGCACCTAGCGCACCCAAGAATCTTGGTTGCcacaaaatttcagattttttagaAAAAATTGCTACTTTTTAAAATTTATTGTTCATTGGTCAAACCTAGTCAATGTAGTCAAACCCGGTCAACATGCTCAAAATCTGGTTTTGAACCAAACTTATCCGGTTTTGAGACTTGAAGGACCAAATGTGTATCAAAAAAATTTGAGGGACCAATTCTATACATTTAGGGAACTTGAGGGACCAAGGTAACCTCACCAAAGAGAGTATTGATCATATGTTCTTTAGTTGTCCCATGGCACGCTATGCATGGGGTACGATTAAAGTGGCCTTTAGTATCGATATGGATTTTAACAAGGTAGATGAGATAGTGGAGCGGGCTATGAATTTTAGGGGGAGTAGCAGAAACCTCGTAGTTGTAGGAGTTGTTGTGTTGCTCTGGTCGATTTACAAAACAAGAAATGCCGCGGCTTTttcttatactccctccattcccttatACAAGATCAGTATGAAAAATACATTTGGCATATATACAATGCCactaaggctggtcacaatggggaGGAACTTAGGAGTAATATCACACACTCCAATACAACTTTGCTTATGTGGCACATATTTAATGAAGAGAGAGGTGCTTGTGGTAACTAGCTAAGGCTGCTGCCAATGCATgagtgcttagatgaggtgctaagcaCATTAAATAACTTAGCAACTATACttcccaatgcataggtgcttagctTATGGTTGCTAAGTTTGCTTTATTTAATGATTTAGCAACTAAAGCTCTTCATGTATTGGTGGGCTCCCTTCCTTTAAATGTTTTGCCTAGGTTCACGCGCTTAGCATTggttcttcctggggtcaccacactcatctctctcctcttaaataacttgccacatcagatttTTTGATTTTTTGCTTACGTGGAaggcttagcacctgtacaaGATGGAGCATTGGGAGGAGCCTAAGTTACCGGAACATCACACACTCCAAGAAACAATGAATCTATAATCTAATAAATACATCGTTGCATGACACTACAGACGTTCCtacccactatggaggtagtaacatagtttAGGAAAATGTGTaagttactagcttatgttcttgTCCATTGTGACCAGCCTAACAGTAACCGAGGCAAAATTTAATGATGTTTTCTTGAACTAGCAATTTatttaatacttgcatgcatgtAGTCATAATAACAATGTGCTACTTCCTTCTTATTCCTTCTTTACATGCATGCGGGCACATTAATGATCCCAATTAACAAGAAGAAAAGTTGGCTTgcaaagtactccctccgttccaaagtACTTGACTTCCACTTGTCAAAAAATgaatgtacctatatactaaaacatgtctagatacatttATATTTTGATAAATGAAAGGCATGTATTGTGGAACAGAGGAAGTAGTCATTAAATTTTACCTAGGTACCTGTAAtttgagtttgtggccttgtataagggaatggagggagtaatataaGTTTTCCTATGATCCTACTACCTCTGTCCTAGTTTATTGGTtcccttcgtattttgtgccaaactttgaccgtaaatttaaccaacaaaatattaatgcatgtcattaaaattatatcgttgaatttgtatttgaacatagttcccgataatattatttttattatatataactAAATTTTTATTAGTTAAAATCATGGTTAAAATATGACACTGAATACGAAGGTAGTACTTGTTAAACCAGCTCGATGGTTGACTTTTTTTAGAGTGGATTGCATAGGCAAGGTATATGAGGAACGCAACTCAGCGGAGCAAACCAGCTGCTGCCAGTTGCAGCTGATATTTTCAGCTGGCGCAGGGAGTGGGCTCCGTTGGTGCTTGGAATTGCTGGATGGAAGGGCAGCAGAGCAAAGGAGGAAAAAAAAGTAAAGAGAAGATAAGGAAGCAGCAAGCTCGACAACGAGGCTGAAAAGTTCAGAGTTTTGAAGCGCAAGAAGTTCTGTTTTTATAGTTTATTATGTGCTGTAGTTTCCCAGTTTTATTGGCACGTAAGGTTTGCTGAAAAACATGGATGTTGGCTCTGTATTATCACTTTCAGCAATGACTCGAGTGCCTTGAAGCTGCTCCCACCCTCCGATGCTGCACCGCAGCTTCCCGATGCGCGACACATGTCGAGTGCGGGTTCCTGCGTCCACCCAAGTGCAGGTTTCATTCCCATGCTAGATGCTTGACCTCTCCCCGCCGTCGACAAGGCACCAGCGACCATTGCCGGCCGTGCATGAACCTGTCCTGGTGCACCGTTGTTTGGCAATAATGCGCATGTGTGCATCATGAACACACGCACGAACCAAAGTACCAGGAAGTGTTTATTTTGTCTCAAAATTTACAAAATTAGCATCATGAGGGAGGGCATCGTCCCACCGAGGCGTAGGGCAATGTGCTTCAAGGGCCTCTTTGTTTCGCAGGAATTTCACATCGAAACGATTCGATCTCTAAACAACGGATAAAAGTATGCAAAGGTGAATGTGAATCAGGTACTAACATTCAGTGATCAGTATCAGACGAGGCACGCTTGCATGTCATTCAAATATGAGAAGTTTAGTAAGTTTCTTCTTACACAAATTTCAGGGTGGATTTTTTTGAACTGACATTTTAATTATAGATGGACAAAAATAAGTTTCTTTCGTTCTGTCAGTAATCCTTTTTATGGTGACCCTCTGAGTAACTTTCTTTGTCTACCTTCTTTGCATCCATCATTTGCATTTTCTCGAATCAGGTGTGACAGATTTACAAATTAAGAACGGTATTCAAATCTACAGAAGAAAAACTCTTAGTAAGAAGGAAAAAGAAGCTGAAGCTTCCACCCGACAGACAGATGTTCGAGAAAGAGTGCATACACAGGTTATGGACTGTTGCTGTTAGTGCTTTCTTGGGACCCTTTGTAGATGCGGTACGCAGCTATGCACATTGTTATGTTACCGATCACTGTAAGCGCACCTTGAAGCGCCACAAGTACCTGTGGAATTCGGACACAAAACATCACAACTAAGGAAAAGGAACATGGGCAGAATAATTCTTTGAAGCACAAATAGCATACTCATTCAGCAAAACTAACAAGCACAAAGAATTCAGGATATAGCTGCTGAAAGCAGTTAGCAATGTCTAGCCCGCTAATTATCAAGTACATTGTGATTATGTTAGTGGAAATATTCAGGGTGACAGTTGACAAGTGAAGACAGCCACAAAATTCGGGACAGGTAGATGATACTATCAAGCAACTAGTGGTAGCAATCAGCAAAGGGGATGCAACTGTTCTGTCTGAAGGTTAAATATCCTACCTCGAGAGACTCTGAATTGTAGAAGAAATGCCACGTGCACGCGCACATCGCCCCGCCGAGAAGCGGAACCTATTATTGGGCAGAAATGCAAGCGTGTTAGTCAACAAGCACATGAACTGTCATCAGCAAAACTTTGCTACTTGCAATGGCCAACTCGACACGCACGGTTCAATAAGGAGGGTGTCTGAAGAAACGCATATGCTTAGTTTGCGGCGAATAAATCATCGAGTAAAGCGAACCAACAATCTGTCAGCATCCTAATAGCAAGCAAATCTTGCAACATTTCACACATTCAGATAGGGATATTATCCGCAGCAAATTCCTTCAGAATATGGCTTCTTCACCAGAAATATCTCTATCGGAGTTTGCACTTACCATCCCCCATGAGAGGCCCTTCCAGCCCTTCAACCCCGTGCGCTCCCCGTAGTCCCAGACCAGCGCCATCGCCGTCACCCTGCAAGTCCAATTCCCCTCCTCAGAGATTTGATCTTTGCAGGAAGCAGAAATAGTTCGGAGCTTCGATAGCAGTGGACTGTGGCAGAGGAAGCATGTAGTACGTACCACTCGGCGACGCTGGAGACGTGGACGGCCCAGGTGGG
The Triticum urartu cultivar G1812 unplaced genomic scaffold, Tu2.1 TuUngrouped_contig_4468, whole genome shotgun sequence DNA segment above includes these coding regions:
- the LOC125527874 gene encoding ycf49-like protein, whose translation is MALVWDYGERTGLKGWKGLSWGMVPLLGGAMCACTWHFFYNSESLEVLVALQGALTVIGNITMCIAAYRIYKGSQESTNSNSP